The following proteins are co-located in the Verrucomicrobiota bacterium genome:
- a CDS encoding exopolysaccharide biosynthesis protein has protein sequence MPLIHPEPLPTPVIPALLAPLPAALTVPSRFSQDLRDLAQRFADRPVRLSEILSATQDRGFNLLLLLIGLPFLTPIPLPGLSTPFGLMVLAIGARLALGQQPWLPEKLLQRELPARFIARLLATASRVVRWLEFLLRPRLDFLHGQWIYRRIAGTLIMLSGLFLLLPLPIPLTNSFPALTVVLLAAGAMERDGLFFLAGCAMFTATLAYFGLLAFGGVHLLDNLWRTIFGL, from the coding sequence ATGCCACTCATCCACCCTGAACCGTTACCGACGCCCGTCATCCCGGCGTTGCTAGCGCCCCTGCCGGCGGCGCTTACGGTGCCGTCCCGTTTTTCCCAGGATCTCCGGGATTTGGCGCAGCGCTTCGCCGACCGACCGGTGCGACTCTCCGAAATCCTCTCAGCCACGCAAGACCGGGGCTTCAACCTTTTGCTGCTGCTCATTGGGTTGCCGTTTCTTACGCCCATCCCGCTGCCGGGTCTTTCGACACCGTTCGGTTTAATGGTTTTGGCCATTGGCGCACGGCTGGCCTTGGGGCAACAGCCTTGGTTGCCGGAAAAACTCTTGCAGCGGGAATTGCCTGCCCGGTTTATCGCGCGGCTGCTGGCGACGGCCAGTCGGGTGGTGCGTTGGCTGGAATTCCTGCTCCGCCCGCGTTTGGATTTTTTGCATGGGCAGTGGATCTACCGGCGCATCGCCGGCACCCTTATCATGCTGTCGGGGTTATTCTTGCTGTTACCCCTTCCGATTCCACTGACCAACAGTTTCCCCGCGCTTACGGTGGTTCTGCTGGCCGCCGGGGCGATGGAGCGGGATGGGTTGTTCTTTTTGGCCGGCTGCGCCATGTTCACCGCGACCCTCGCCTATTTCGGGCTGCTCGCCTTTGGCGGTGTGCATCTCCTCGACAATCTATGGCGGACGATTTTCGGATTATGA